A window from Cryobacterium sp. PAMC25264 encodes these proteins:
- the nrdD gene encoding anaerobic ribonucleoside-triphosphate reductase has product MNSPISAPAQTTATRDDAVAHTLAAPVLNAIQVVKRDGRRVPFDNTKVYEALVKAAVEIHRDMNPLVHRAIVDIVAAVDREIAGRFTTDIKIYEVQNIVEHALLESHEYDLAEKYIGYRTQRDFARSKSTDINHSIINLLSKDSSVVNENANKDSDVFNTQRDLTAGAVGKAIGHKMLPSHVSNAHQKGDIHFHDLDYSPYAPMTNCCLIDFTGMLSRGFRIGNADVEPPRSIQTATAQISQIIANVASSQYGGCSANRTDELLAPYARANYAKHLADAHTWIADESQHTAYAEEKTRKDIYDAMQSLEYEINTLFTSNGQTPFVSLGFGLGTDWFEREIQRAILQIRIDGLGSEKRTAIFPKLIFTLKRGLNLAEGDPNYDIKQLALECSTKRMYPDVLSYDKLIDITGSFKVPMGCRSFLQGWRDADGNDVSEGRMNLGVVTVNLPRIALEAAGDQAKFWSILEERLAITRDALVYRIERCKQATPANAPILYVYGAFGQQLARTDSVDTLFKDGRSTVSLGYIGLYEVAAAFFGGAWEGDAEAKAFTLDILKSLDAHTKAWTAEYGYQFSVYSTPSESLTDRFSRLDKAKFGSVENITDKDYYTNSFHYDVRKNPTPFEKLDFEKDYPVFSSGGFIHYCEYPVLQQNPKALEAVWDYAYDRVGYLGTNTPIDRCYKCDFAGDFTPTDRGFACPDCGNDDPASCDVVKRTCGYLGNPQARPMVHGRHQEIVSRVKHMAGATGSSGSL; this is encoded by the coding sequence GTGAATTCACCCATCAGCGCCCCGGCCCAGACCACTGCCACCCGCGACGACGCCGTCGCCCACACGCTCGCCGCGCCGGTGCTGAACGCCATCCAGGTCGTCAAACGCGACGGTCGCCGGGTGCCCTTCGACAACACCAAGGTGTACGAGGCCCTGGTCAAGGCGGCCGTGGAGATCCACCGTGACATGAACCCGCTGGTGCACCGGGCGATCGTCGACATCGTCGCCGCGGTCGACCGGGAGATCGCTGGCCGGTTCACCACCGACATCAAGATCTACGAGGTGCAGAACATCGTGGAGCACGCGCTGCTCGAAAGCCACGAATACGACCTGGCCGAGAAGTACATCGGTTACCGCACCCAGCGTGATTTCGCCCGCAGCAAGTCCACCGACATCAACCACTCGATCATCAACCTGCTCAGCAAAGACTCGAGCGTGGTGAACGAGAACGCCAACAAAGACAGCGACGTCTTCAACACCCAGCGCGACCTCACCGCCGGCGCTGTGGGCAAGGCCATCGGCCACAAGATGCTGCCCTCCCACGTCTCCAACGCGCACCAGAAGGGCGACATCCACTTTCACGACCTGGACTACAGCCCCTACGCGCCCATGACCAACTGCTGCCTGATCGACTTCACGGGCATGCTCAGCCGTGGTTTCCGGATCGGCAACGCCGACGTTGAGCCGCCCCGCTCCATCCAGACCGCTACCGCGCAGATCTCGCAGATCATCGCCAACGTGGCGTCCAGCCAGTACGGCGGATGCTCCGCCAACCGCACCGACGAACTCCTGGCCCCCTACGCCCGGGCCAACTACGCCAAGCACCTCGCCGACGCCCACACGTGGATCGCCGACGAGTCCCAGCACACCGCCTACGCCGAGGAGAAGACCCGCAAGGACATCTACGACGCGATGCAGAGCCTCGAGTACGAGATCAACACCCTGTTCACCTCCAACGGACAGACCCCGTTCGTCTCTCTCGGTTTCGGGCTGGGAACCGACTGGTTCGAGCGGGAGATCCAGCGGGCGATCCTGCAGATCCGCATCGACGGGCTCGGCAGCGAGAAGCGCACCGCCATCTTCCCCAAGCTCATCTTCACCCTTAAACGCGGCCTCAACCTCGCCGAGGGCGACCCGAACTACGACATCAAACAGCTCGCCCTGGAGTGCTCGACCAAACGCATGTACCCGGATGTGCTCAGCTACGACAAGCTCATCGACATCACCGGCAGCTTCAAGGTGCCGATGGGCTGCCGCTCCTTCCTGCAGGGCTGGAGAGACGCCGACGGCAACGACGTCTCCGAGGGGCGGATGAACCTGGGCGTGGTCACGGTGAACCTGCCCCGCATCGCCCTGGAGGCCGCCGGCGACCAAGCGAAGTTCTGGAGTATCCTCGAGGAGCGCCTGGCCATCACCCGTGACGCGCTCGTCTACCGCATCGAACGGTGCAAGCAGGCGACCCCCGCCAACGCCCCGATCCTCTACGTCTACGGAGCGTTCGGCCAGCAGTTGGCCCGCACCGACTCGGTCGACACCCTCTTCAAGGACGGCCGCTCCACGGTCTCGCTGGGCTACATCGGCCTCTACGAGGTGGCCGCGGCCTTCTTCGGCGGCGCCTGGGAGGGCGACGCCGAGGCGAAGGCGTTCACGCTTGACATCCTCAAGTCCCTCGACGCGCACACCAAGGCGTGGACCGCCGAGTACGGCTACCAGTTCAGCGTCTATTCGACTCCGAGTGAGAGCCTGACCGACCGGTTCTCCCGCCTCGACAAGGCCAAGTTCGGTTCGGTGGAGAACATCACCGACAAGGATTACTACACGAACAGCTTCCACTACGACGTGCGCAAGAACCCGACCCCGTTCGAGAAGCTCGACTTCGAGAAGGACTACCCGGTGTTCTCCTCCGGCGGCTTCATCCACTACTGCGAGTACCCGGTGCTGCAGCAGAACCCCAAGGCCCTCGAGGCGGTCTGGGACTACGCCTACGACCGGGTGGGTTACCTGGGCACCAATACCCCCATCGACCGCTGCTACAAATGCGATTTCGCCGGCGACTTCACCCCGACCGATCGTGGTTTCGCCTGCCCCGACTGCGGTAACGACGACCCGGCCAGCTGCGATGTGGTCAAGCGCACCTGCGGCTACCTCGGCAACCCGCAGGCCCGCCCGATGGTGCACGGCCGCCACCAGGAGATCGTCTCCAGGGTCAAGCACATGGCCGGCGCCACCGGGTCAAGCGGCTCGCTCTAG
- a CDS encoding haloacid dehalogenase type II, whose amino-acid sequence MTRTTPAVIVFDVNETLSDMSAMKARFVQVGAPAHLASAWFAALLRDGFALAAAGGTAPFSVIGSELLRQVLRDVPLMREPDEAVEHIMAGFGLLKLHSDVPEGVRALTGTGMRLVTLSNGSAEVARSLLAAAGLEGHFDALLSVEEAGAWKPMRAAYDYAAEACGVRPAELLLVAVHPWDIHGAAEAGLATAWLNRGGDTYPSYFTAPDYTVTRLAELATVLADAPDAAGADPSPDTAPDAPDSPAEADPAASADPTEGLVVVTESGTGGYAQQITVGPHRLTADEPRPIGTDTGPSPYDLVLAGLGACTSMTVRMYAERKKWPLAKVTVTLRHTRVHAKDCADCETVVGQIDHIERLLHFEGDLDAEQRQKLAEIADKCPVHRTLHSEIIVHTTVQDAAPARP is encoded by the coding sequence ATGACCCGCACCACCCCGGCTGTGATCGTCTTCGATGTCAACGAAACGCTTTCGGATATGTCGGCCATGAAGGCCCGGTTCGTGCAGGTCGGCGCGCCCGCTCACCTCGCCTCGGCGTGGTTCGCGGCGCTGCTGCGGGACGGTTTCGCCCTCGCTGCGGCGGGCGGCACGGCGCCGTTCTCGGTGATCGGGTCCGAGCTGCTGCGCCAGGTGCTGCGCGATGTGCCTCTCATGCGCGAGCCCGACGAGGCTGTGGAGCACATCATGGCCGGGTTCGGTCTGCTCAAGCTGCACTCCGATGTGCCCGAGGGTGTGCGCGCGTTGACGGGCACCGGGATGCGCCTGGTGACGCTGTCGAACGGGTCCGCCGAGGTCGCCAGGTCGCTGCTGGCCGCGGCCGGGCTCGAGGGCCACTTCGACGCGCTGCTCAGCGTCGAGGAGGCCGGGGCGTGGAAGCCGATGCGGGCCGCGTACGACTACGCGGCCGAAGCCTGCGGCGTGCGCCCGGCCGAGCTGTTGCTCGTGGCGGTGCACCCGTGGGACATCCATGGGGCCGCCGAGGCCGGCCTGGCCACCGCCTGGCTGAACCGCGGCGGCGACACCTACCCGAGCTACTTCACGGCCCCCGACTATACGGTCACCCGCCTGGCGGAGCTGGCCACAGTGCTGGCGGATGCGCCGGACGCGGCAGGCGCGGACCCGTCTCCGGACACCGCCCCCGACGCGCCCGACTCGCCTGCCGAGGCCGACCCGGCCGCTTCAGCCGACCCGACCGAGGGCCTCGTCGTCGTGACCGAGAGCGGCACGGGCGGCTACGCCCAGCAGATCACAGTTGGCCCGCACCGGCTCACCGCCGATGAGCCCAGGCCCATCGGCACCGACACCGGGCCGTCCCCCTACGACCTGGTGCTGGCCGGCCTCGGCGCCTGCACCTCGATGACGGTGCGCATGTACGCCGAACGCAAGAAGTGGCCGTTGGCGAAGGTAACGGTCACCCTTCGGCACACGCGGGTGCACGCGAAAGACTGCGCCGACTGCGAGACCGTGGTCGGTCAGATCGACCACATCGAGCGCCTCCTCCATTTCGAGGGCGACCTCGACGCCGAGCAGCGTCAGAAACTGGCCGAGATCGCCGACAAATGCCCCGTGCACCGCACTCTGCACTCGGAGATCATCGTGCACACCACGGTGCAGGACGCGGCCCCCGCACGGCCCTGA
- a CDS encoding DUF2254 domain-containing protein, with translation MRSFILRSRESFWFLPGVLGLTAIVLAEALVALDRFLLAEGDGQVLFLDVLSASGGRAILEIIGTSMLTVAATSFSITISVLATTSSTYGPRLVRNFLADRANQLVLASFTATFLYALVVLRSVRTVEDGGNDFVPVISTNVAVLLGILNVAVLVFFIHHIADSVQITTLQRRVQTDLTRAVDLIYPADPAASSVQAAVPPVLSPEAVPASTHGYVERVDLAALCEIARAHDCVIDVVAMPGVHRIAGEDLVRVSPGRPAEEMADAVRAAFTLGVARTPHQDVRFAMQQLVEVAVRGLASGSNDPYTAVTALDLAATALVPVLSREPAATGLTDDAGHLRVLLHWPTPEDLIGDVFGGVETYGLDHPLVVRAALGLAERLAAVATTPTVTSVLTDTVRRLESARA, from the coding sequence ATGCGCTCCTTCATACTCCGCAGCCGGGAGTCCTTCTGGTTTCTACCGGGTGTGCTCGGCCTCACCGCGATCGTGCTGGCCGAAGCCCTCGTGGCGCTCGACAGGTTCTTGCTCGCCGAGGGGGACGGTCAGGTCCTCTTCCTCGACGTGCTCAGCGCCAGCGGTGGCCGGGCCATCCTCGAGATCATCGGCACCTCCATGCTGACGGTGGCCGCGACATCGTTCTCGATCACCATTTCGGTCTTGGCAACGACGTCGTCGACGTACGGGCCGCGCCTGGTGCGCAATTTTCTCGCCGACCGGGCGAACCAGCTGGTGCTGGCGTCTTTCACCGCCACCTTCCTTTACGCTCTCGTGGTTCTTCGCTCGGTGCGAACCGTCGAAGACGGCGGCAACGACTTCGTGCCCGTGATCTCGACCAATGTCGCGGTGTTGTTGGGCATCCTCAATGTGGCGGTTCTGGTGTTCTTCATCCACCACATCGCCGACTCGGTGCAGATCACCACCCTGCAGCGTCGGGTGCAAACCGACCTCACCCGAGCGGTCGACCTGATCTATCCCGCGGATCCCGCGGCGAGCAGTGTGCAGGCCGCCGTGCCGCCCGTGCTGTCGCCGGAGGCCGTGCCGGCCTCGACCCACGGCTACGTGGAGAGGGTCGACCTGGCTGCTCTCTGCGAGATCGCTCGGGCCCACGACTGCGTGATCGATGTCGTCGCCATGCCGGGTGTGCACAGGATCGCCGGCGAGGATCTCGTGCGCGTGTCACCGGGCCGTCCCGCCGAGGAGATGGCCGACGCCGTGCGCGCCGCCTTCACCCTCGGGGTCGCGCGCACCCCGCATCAGGACGTGCGGTTCGCCATGCAGCAGCTGGTCGAGGTGGCGGTGCGCGGACTGGCCTCCGGCTCCAACGACCCCTACACGGCCGTGACCGCTCTGGACTTGGCCGCCACCGCACTCGTGCCCGTGCTCAGTCGCGAGCCGGCCGCGACCGGCCTCACGGACGACGCCGGACACCTACGCGTGCTGCTGCACTGGCCCACGCCGGAGGACCTGATCGGAGATGTTTTCGGTGGCGTGGAAACGTACGGCTTGGACCATCCACTGGTGGTCAGGGCTGCGCTCGGACTGGCCGAACGTCTCGCGGCCGTCGCCACCACCCCCACGGTCACATCGGTACTGACCGACACCGTGAGGCGACTCGAGTCCGCACGCGCGTGA
- the dcd gene encoding dCTP deaminase, with the protein MLLSDRDIKAQIDAERIALAPYDPDMIQPSSIDVRLDRFFRLFDNHKYPFIDPAEDQPELTRLIEAKGDEPFILHPGEFVLGATFESVTLPDDVAARLEGKSSLGRLGLLTHSTAGFIDPGFTGHVTLELSNVATLPIKLWPGMKIGQLCFFQLSSPAEKPYGSASYLSRYQGQRGPTASRSHLNFHRTDTTATDAGSLGG; encoded by the coding sequence GTGCTTCTCTCGGATCGTGACATCAAGGCCCAGATCGACGCGGAACGAATCGCGCTCGCCCCCTACGACCCGGACATGATCCAGCCGTCGAGCATCGACGTGCGGCTGGACCGGTTCTTCCGGCTCTTCGATAACCACAAGTATCCGTTCATCGACCCGGCCGAAGACCAGCCCGAACTCACCCGGCTGATCGAAGCCAAGGGCGACGAACCCTTCATCCTGCACCCGGGCGAATTCGTGCTCGGCGCCACCTTCGAGTCCGTCACCCTGCCCGACGACGTGGCCGCCCGGCTCGAGGGCAAGAGCTCGCTGGGCAGGTTGGGCCTGCTCACCCACTCCACCGCCGGGTTCATCGACCCCGGGTTCACCGGGCACGTCACCCTCGAACTCAGCAACGTGGCCACCCTGCCGATCAAGCTCTGGCCGGGCATGAAGATCGGCCAGCTGTGCTTCTTCCAGCTCAGCTCACCGGCCGAGAAGCCCTACGGCTCGGCCTCCTACCTCTCCCGGTATCAGGGCCAGCGCGGCCCGACCGCGTCCCGCTCGCACCTCAACTTTCACCGCACCGACACCACCGCAACGGATGCCGGCAGCCTCGGCGGCTAA
- a CDS encoding GNAT family N-acetyltransferase, translated as MTASGTERLLLRTWQSGDAAFHRQLWAERDPRVPAHRRLTHDGHPSLTEMEDWIRSYEHEPAPGLLVVQRRGSGTVLGYCGLIENSVSSTEDPELAFDFLRAFWNHGYATEAASEVINRSRALGYRHLSSTVRAWNTASLRVLAKLGFVDTGEQENDDVHGDLLLLRKTL; from the coding sequence ATGACGGCTAGCGGAACCGAGCGCCTGCTGCTGAGGACGTGGCAGAGCGGCGACGCCGCGTTTCACCGTCAGCTCTGGGCGGAGCGGGACCCTCGCGTCCCCGCTCACCGTCGACTCACTCACGATGGCCATCCGAGCCTCACCGAGATGGAGGATTGGATACGCAGCTACGAGCACGAGCCGGCGCCCGGACTGCTCGTCGTGCAGCGCAGAGGGTCTGGAACTGTTCTCGGGTACTGCGGCCTCATCGAGAACAGCGTCAGCAGCACTGAGGATCCTGAGCTCGCGTTCGACTTCCTCCGCGCGTTCTGGAATCACGGGTACGCGACCGAGGCGGCCAGCGAGGTCATCAATCGCTCACGAGCGCTTGGCTACCGGCACCTTTCGTCGACCGTCCGGGCGTGGAACACGGCGTCGCTGCGAGTCCTCGCGAAACTGGGCTTCGTAGATACAGGCGAGCAGGAGAACGACGACGTGCACGGAGATTTGCTTCTGCTGAGAAAGACGCTCTGA
- a CDS encoding AAA family ATPase yields the protein MIVWLNGTHGVGKTTTAALVQQLIPNSRVFDAEKVGETLMDVSPGLPKTDNFQHWPPWRPLVVETARRILDYTGGILVMPMTVLLEPYWREISHGFASFDVLVHHFVLHADQETLRGRIQNDSVMGPSSFRFGHLLPYAEAFQSWLGTEAHVIETSALTPAQAASEIAQKVNNYPHPFSE from the coding sequence ATGATCGTATGGCTGAATGGCACCCATGGTGTGGGAAAGACGACCACAGCCGCCCTCGTGCAGCAGTTGATACCCAATTCCCGAGTGTTCGACGCTGAGAAGGTCGGCGAAACACTTATGGACGTCAGCCCCGGGCTACCGAAAACAGATAACTTCCAGCACTGGCCTCCGTGGCGGCCGCTCGTCGTCGAGACGGCTCGCCGCATCCTCGACTACACCGGCGGCATCCTTGTGATGCCGATGACTGTGCTGCTCGAGCCGTACTGGCGGGAAATCAGCCACGGCTTCGCCTCCTTCGACGTTCTCGTGCACCACTTCGTGCTCCACGCCGATCAAGAAACCCTCAGGGGACGAATTCAGAACGACTCCGTGATGGGTCCCTCCTCATTTCGGTTCGGCCATCTCCTGCCCTACGCCGAGGCCTTCCAATCTTGGTTGGGGACAGAAGCGCACGTCATTGAAACCTCGGCGCTCACGCCTGCTCAGGCCGCGTCGGAGATCGCGCAGAAGGTCAACAACTACCCGCATCCGTTCTCTGAGTGA
- a CDS encoding SDR family oxidoreductase, which yields MAKTWFITGASKGFGREWAEAALERGDSVAGTARKLETLDHLRDAYPETFLPLRLDVTDRDADFAAVQRAAEHFGRLDVVVNNAGYGHFGMVEELAEGEARAQLETNLFGALWVTQAAVPIMREQGSGHIIQVSSIGGISAFPSVGIYHASKWALEGLSQALAQEVAGFGIHVTLVEPGGFSTDWSGPSASHSEQLPEYAEVRKAAASRPSAMDPGDPTATRSAILKVVDAETPPLRIFFGRAPLAIATKDYESRLATWNEWQPVSIEAHGN from the coding sequence ATGGCTAAGACCTGGTTCATCACCGGAGCATCGAAGGGCTTCGGCCGCGAATGGGCGGAAGCGGCCTTGGAGCGCGGAGACTCCGTCGCCGGGACCGCACGGAAGCTGGAAACGCTTGACCATCTGCGGGATGCGTACCCTGAGACGTTCCTGCCACTCCGTCTGGACGTGACGGACAGGGATGCCGATTTCGCGGCGGTCCAGCGGGCCGCCGAGCACTTCGGGCGGCTCGACGTTGTTGTCAACAATGCCGGCTATGGCCATTTCGGCATGGTGGAAGAACTGGCAGAGGGCGAGGCGCGCGCCCAGCTTGAAACCAATCTGTTCGGTGCGCTCTGGGTCACCCAGGCCGCGGTTCCCATCATGCGTGAGCAAGGCTCCGGGCACATCATCCAGGTGTCCAGCATCGGCGGAATCAGCGCCTTCCCCTCCGTGGGGATCTATCACGCATCCAAGTGGGCGCTTGAGGGCCTCTCTCAGGCGCTCGCCCAGGAAGTCGCGGGTTTCGGCATCCACGTGACTCTGGTGGAACCCGGTGGGTTCTCCACCGATTGGTCTGGACCGTCGGCCTCCCACAGCGAACAGCTGCCCGAGTACGCCGAGGTGCGGAAGGCTGCCGCGAGTCGTCCGTCCGCGATGGACCCCGGCGACCCCACGGCCACCCGAAGCGCGATCCTCAAAGTCGTCGACGCCGAGACACCGCCCCTGCGCATCTTTTTCGGGCGCGCACCGCTTGCGATTGCGACGAAGGACTACGAATCCCGCCTGGCCACGTGGAATGAATGGCAGCCGGTCTCCATCGAGGCTCACGGCAACTGA
- a CDS encoding aminoglycoside phosphotransferase family protein has translation MNPEPSTTVLAGGNMNEVHRDGDTVLRTGGPWTPTVHAYLDYLAMAGVDWAPRPLGVEGDRERLTFIDGDVPVYPLPDWVWAESVLTDGARLLRQLHDASIGFALDDRVWQSRAKVPSEVICHNDFAPHNLAFTDGHLTGAIDFDMCSPGPRLWDIAYFATRAVPLTGVTPPSAPGMEHARRRTQLILDAYGSDASWADVLRVAVIRLHDLADMSRVKADELGKPHLLDEAEDYARDAAFLRAWNG, from the coding sequence ATGAACCCGGAGCCTTCGACCACAGTTCTGGCCGGCGGCAACATGAACGAGGTCCACCGCGACGGCGATACTGTGCTGCGCACCGGCGGCCCGTGGACCCCGACCGTGCACGCGTACCTCGACTACCTCGCCATGGCGGGTGTGGACTGGGCGCCGAGGCCCCTCGGCGTCGAGGGCGACCGCGAGCGGTTGACTTTCATCGATGGCGATGTTCCGGTGTACCCGCTGCCCGACTGGGTGTGGGCGGAGAGCGTGCTCACCGATGGCGCCCGGTTGCTCCGCCAGCTGCACGACGCGAGCATCGGCTTCGCCCTGGACGACCGTGTGTGGCAGTCCCGCGCGAAGGTGCCCAGCGAGGTGATCTGCCACAACGACTTCGCCCCGCACAACCTCGCGTTCACCGACGGCCACCTCACCGGCGCGATTGACTTCGACATGTGCTCACCCGGACCGCGCCTCTGGGACATCGCGTACTTCGCCACGCGGGCGGTGCCGCTCACCGGGGTCACCCCGCCGAGCGCGCCCGGCATGGAGCACGCCCGGCGGCGCACCCAGCTGATCCTCGATGCCTACGGGTCGGATGCGTCGTGGGCGGATGTGCTGCGGGTCGCGGTCATCCGCCTGCACGACCTGGCCGACATGTCGAGGGTGAAGGCCGACGAGTTGGGCAAGCCACACCTGCTGGACGAAGCCGAGGACTACGCCCGCGACGCCGCGTTCCTGCGCGCCTGGAACGGCTGA
- a CDS encoding amino acid permease, whose amino-acid sequence MTDKLGTRATVKTKGPAAVMTVPTVAFLTAAAVVTSLRGLPIMAKEELTMFVYIGFATILFLVPAALISAELGSAFADRRGGVYTWIGEAFGQRWGFVGIWLQWAQNVVWYPTGLAFAAAAAAYALNSAGLADAHIYVGLFCIATYWLATLLAFRGNAVLAKVAKYGFLVGTVVPGAVLLGLFIYWAATGHAMGWSGATDPAVAITAGGETTPRVLPLLTGLGSLAFLGNIMLLFAGVEVQAVHVREMKSPRRGFPLAMLLASLIAVVVFLFGSIAVAGLVPYDDIVLQTGVFDAMGTVIVGLWNMSWLLQILAALVCYGALSGALAWISAPSRAMLATAHDGLLPPILQKTNSVGIQRNILILQAIIVTVVSSIYLFTADVSAAFFLISTVTVSLYIVMYLFMYAAAIRLRYTQPNLPRDFKIPGGNAGMWIVAGIGFIAVAFSLLVSFFPPTQLPIGNPVTYVSLVAGGLVVFVGAALLIYQFRKPSWKDAQPGQKRHDSSFLVPAMSTASNGSNVRVSEASAESAADRLEGAEDAFEEGLTNDALERLGLLPIPDATPSAGPAPAA is encoded by the coding sequence ATGACCGACAAACTCGGCACCAGAGCCACCGTGAAGACGAAGGGCCCGGCGGCCGTGATGACTGTGCCGACAGTGGCATTTCTCACCGCGGCCGCCGTGGTGACCAGTCTTCGAGGCCTGCCGATCATGGCCAAAGAAGAACTCACGATGTTCGTCTACATCGGCTTCGCCACGATTCTCTTCCTTGTTCCCGCCGCACTGATCTCCGCGGAACTCGGAAGCGCCTTCGCCGACCGCCGGGGCGGCGTCTACACCTGGATCGGCGAGGCATTCGGACAGCGTTGGGGCTTCGTCGGAATCTGGTTGCAGTGGGCCCAGAACGTCGTCTGGTACCCCACCGGCCTGGCCTTCGCCGCCGCGGCCGCGGCCTATGCCCTGAACAGCGCTGGCCTGGCGGATGCGCACATCTATGTGGGGCTGTTCTGCATCGCCACCTACTGGTTGGCCACCCTGCTCGCCTTCCGCGGAAACGCGGTCCTGGCGAAGGTCGCCAAATACGGCTTCCTGGTCGGAACCGTTGTTCCCGGCGCTGTGCTGCTCGGACTGTTCATCTATTGGGCGGCAACCGGCCACGCCATGGGATGGTCGGGAGCCACCGACCCGGCAGTCGCCATCACCGCCGGCGGAGAAACCACACCCCGAGTTCTTCCCCTGCTGACGGGCCTCGGTTCGCTCGCATTTCTCGGCAACATCATGTTGCTCTTCGCCGGCGTCGAGGTGCAGGCGGTGCATGTGCGTGAAATGAAGAGCCCGCGACGTGGATTCCCCCTGGCGATGCTTCTCGCCTCATTGATCGCGGTCGTCGTGTTCCTCTTCGGATCCATCGCCGTCGCCGGTCTGGTGCCGTACGACGACATCGTGCTGCAGACGGGTGTTTTCGACGCGATGGGCACTGTGATCGTCGGGCTGTGGAACATGAGTTGGCTCCTGCAGATCCTGGCAGCACTGGTCTGCTACGGGGCGCTCAGCGGCGCCCTGGCCTGGATCTCGGCGCCCAGCCGGGCGATGCTCGCCACCGCACACGACGGGCTGCTGCCGCCGATTCTGCAGAAGACCAACAGTGTGGGTATCCAGCGGAACATCCTGATTCTGCAGGCCATCATCGTCACGGTTGTCTCATCGATTTACCTGTTCACAGCCGATGTCAGCGCAGCGTTCTTCCTGATCTCCACGGTGACCGTCAGCCTGTACATCGTGATGTATCTATTCATGTACGCCGCCGCGATCCGGTTGCGCTACACCCAGCCCAACCTCCCGCGCGACTTCAAGATCCCCGGTGGGAACGCAGGCATGTGGATCGTCGCGGGAATCGGATTCATCGCGGTGGCATTTTCGCTGCTTGTCTCGTTCTTCCCGCCCACCCAGCTGCCCATCGGCAACCCCGTCACCTACGTCAGCCTGGTGGCCGGCGGACTCGTGGTCTTCGTGGGGGCGGCGCTGTTGATCTACCAGTTCAGAAAGCCGAGCTGGAAGGACGCGCAACCAGGCCAAAAACGCCACGACAGCAGTTTTCTGGTTCCTGCCATGTCGACGGCGTCGAACGGCTCGAACGTGCGCGTGTCCGAGGCGTCTGCCGAATCCGCTGCTGATCGCCTGGAAGGTGCTGAAGATGCCTTCGAGGAGGGTCTGACCAACGACGCACTCGAGAGGCTCGGCTTGCTGCCGATACCCGATGCCACTCCCTCGGCCGGACCTGCGCCAGCGGCCTGA